The following are from one region of the uncultured Hyphomonas sp. genome:
- the dusA gene encoding tRNA dihydrouridine(20/20a) synthase DusA, translated as MQINQIYGFSVAPMMDWTDRHCRAFHRCLSKRALLWTEMVTADAVIHGNRQRLIGFNEAEHPVVLQLGGSDPQKLAEAARIAEGFGYDEVNLNCGCPSDRVQSGAFGACLMAQPDLVADCVAAMKAAVSIPVTVKCRIAIDDLPARETLFTFIDKVSAAGCEVFTVHARKAWLKGLSPKENRDIPPLDYDLVADLKTARPDLTIILNGGIPDIAACAEHLQRFDGVMLGRAAYQTPAILGEVDAILFGQGEVVSPFEAVEAYRPYMAARLEAGDGLHGMTRHMLGLFNGRPGARLWRRTLSERAPREGAGLDVLDAALDAVKDHAPA; from the coding sequence ATGCAAATAAATCAAATCTACGGGTTTTCTGTTGCCCCTATGATGGACTGGACGGACCGGCATTGCCGGGCATTTCACCGGTGCCTGTCGAAACGGGCCTTGCTCTGGACGGAGATGGTGACGGCGGATGCCGTGATCCACGGTAACCGGCAGCGCCTGATCGGCTTCAACGAGGCGGAGCATCCGGTCGTGCTTCAGCTTGGCGGCAGCGACCCGCAGAAGCTGGCCGAAGCGGCGCGCATCGCTGAAGGCTTCGGCTATGACGAGGTGAACCTCAATTGCGGGTGCCCGTCCGACCGGGTGCAGTCGGGCGCGTTCGGGGCGTGCCTGATGGCGCAGCCGGATCTCGTGGCAGACTGCGTTGCCGCAATGAAGGCGGCGGTCTCCATTCCCGTAACCGTGAAGTGCCGGATCGCCATTGACGATTTGCCGGCGCGCGAAACCCTGTTCACCTTTATCGACAAGGTGTCTGCCGCCGGGTGCGAGGTCTTCACCGTGCATGCCCGGAAAGCCTGGCTGAAAGGGCTTTCGCCGAAAGAGAACCGGGACATTCCCCCGCTCGATTATGATCTGGTCGCCGATCTGAAGACGGCCCGGCCGGACCTGACCATCATTCTGAATGGCGGCATTCCCGACATAGCGGCGTGTGCGGAGCACCTGCAACGCTTCGATGGCGTCATGCTGGGCCGGGCGGCTTACCAGACGCCCGCCATTCTGGGGGAGGTCGATGCAATTCTGTTCGGGCAGGGGGAGGTCGTTTCGCCCTTTGAGGCGGTCGAGGCTTACCGCCCTTATATGGCGGCACGGCTGGAAGCAGGGGACGGACTGCATGGCATGACCCGCCACATGCTGGGTCTTTTCAATGGCCGGCCGGGCGCGCGCCTGTGGCGGCGGACCCTGTCGGAACGCGCCCCGCGCGAAGGGGCCGGGCTGGATGTGCTCGATGCCGCGCTGGACGCCGTGAAAGATCACGCCCCGGCCTGA